The following proteins are encoded in a genomic region of Rhodoferax aquaticus:
- a CDS encoding ArsR family transcriptional regulator: protein MSEYANFLRADLRLVILRILSEMPGYRANSSILANLLHQMGHATTRDQAKTEMRWLAEQGLLKLEEVGSVIVATLTERGQDVAEGRSQVDGIARPRA, encoded by the coding sequence GTGAGCGAATACGCCAACTTTCTAAGGGCTGACTTGCGCTTGGTGATTTTGCGCATCTTGTCAGAGATGCCAGGGTACCGGGCCAACAGTTCTATCTTGGCCAACTTACTGCACCAGATGGGCCATGCAACCACGCGCGACCAAGCCAAGACTGAGATGCGTTGGTTGGCTGAGCAAGGCCTTCTCAAGCTGGAGGAGGTCGGTTCGGTCATTGTGGCCACACTGACTGAGCGTGGGCAAGATGTGGCCGAGGGCCGCAGCCAGGTGGACGGCATTGCACGCCCGAGGGCT